The stretch of DNA GAGCGTAATCATAGTCGCCGCTACGGTCGCTCGGGCTAAATCAGTCGGTGTTCGAGTCCGATTCGCTGACCATCTGAATGCGCTCGATACCGTTCATCTCCTCGACGACATCGACGACGGCCTCGGGCACGAGCGACTCCCAGTCGCCATCGGTGATCATCCGCTCGCGAACCTCCGATCCCTCGAGAACTTCGCGGTTGAACATCGGCGATTGGCGGATCTCGATCCCGGCTTCCCGAAAGAGCTGGATAACGAGTGGATTGTTCGAGTAGGCAACGTCAAAATCCGGGCTCATGCTCTGGACGTGGCTGACCCACACCGAGTTGCGCTCTAAGTCCTCGATGGGGACGGCGTATGTGACCAGATCGAACTCGACGAGCGACTTCGTGATCATCATGATCCGCTCGCCTGCCGTAAACGGATTCCGGACGGTGTGGGAATCGTCGGCGCTTCCGATCCCGAGGACAAGCTCGTCGACATCGTCGGCGATCTGTTCGACCATGCTCAAGTGGCCGTTGTGGAAGGGCTGGAAGCGACCGATGTAGAACCCCCGAGTCATGCCGGATACTGCTCGAGCAGCACGCTTA from Natrinema sp. HArc-T2 encodes:
- a CDS encoding nicotinamide-nucleotide adenylyltransferase; protein product: MTRGFYIGRFQPFHNGHLSMVEQIADDVDELVLGIGSADDSHTVRNPFTAGERIMMITKSLVEFDLVTYAVPIEDLERNSVWVSHVQSMSPDFDVAYSNNPLVIQLFREAGIEIRQSPMFNREVLEGSEVRERMITDGDWESLVPEAVVDVVEEMNGIERIQMVSESDSNTD